A stretch of DNA from Firmicutes bacterium CAG:345:
AAGAACAAGAGAATATCAAAAATAAAGTTATCGAACTCATACGAAAAAATGGTCAAGAATATGAAGTTCCTGACCATGTGATTTTCATTGATAAATTTCCTAAAACACCTGTAGGAAAAGTTGATTATCCTAAGCTTTTAGAAAAAATAAATTAATTAAATGCTTTTTCGATATCTTTTTTGACAGCATCAAGTCCTTGATTGCCAGTGAAACGATGTACTAATGTACCATTTTTGAAAAATAAGACAGTTGGGATAGCATAAACGCCAAATTGCATAGCGACTTCATCGCAATCATCGATATTGATTTTTATAAATGAGATATGTGGGTAACTCATACTTGCTTCATCTAAGGTAGGAGAAAGCATTTTGCATGGACCACACCAAGTAGCATATAAATCACAAACAACTAAATTGTTTTTTTTGATAAATTTATCAAATTCATCAATATTTTTTATTTCTGTAATCATAATTATACCTCTTTCTTTTAGTATATCAATATTTAAAAATCTTTCAAATCAAATGCTTATTAAATAGGCGATAATTCCTAAAATTGCTACATGTAAAGGATAATAGACATAGAAGGCGTATTTTGTAAATTTATGTTCGTATCCTTTTTTTCCGTTGAAGAAAATGAAAAATATTCCAGCTAAACAGCACCAGCTTTGAATATTATAAGAAAAAGGAATTAATGGCAAAGTGTAGTTGATGCGATAAAGAAGATAAAATATAGCTCCATGTAGAATCAAAATCATCAAACTATAATAATTTCGATAACGTCTTTGATATATTTCGATAAGCAAATCTTCATTGACATTATTTTTGTGAGCAAGTTGCTTTAAAGTATAAGGAACAAGTTCATATATTAAGAAAATAGCAAGATACATGGTTATTCCATAAAATCCATATTCGCAATTAATATATGGTGAAAAGATATTTTCAAATGAAGCCATCGTCGCATAGGCGAAAGGGAATACTGCCAAAAGAGAATAATAATCTTTTCTTCGAATCAGTGTTGCACAAAGAGATCCTAATCCTAAAAGGGTAAAGACATTGCCTATCATAATCTGATTTAAAAACAATTTGGAAATTGTATATAATACGATATCCATTATAAAACCGAGGATGATTAAAGTTAAGCTATATTTATATGGATTTTTAGAATGGTAAATGCCATCAACACTTAAAAAAATGAATAGTGGAAGTGCTAGACGACCGATTGAGCGGACGATAATTAAAGAGTTTCCTGAAAGAAAAAACATACCTATATGATCTAAAGTCATAAAGATAGCGGCGATTATTTTCAGCTCAAAAGAGTTTAAAAAGAGAAAGGACTTTTTTTTCATATTTTTACATCAAGAGAATGATAAGTGTTGCCATAAGATTATTTATAAAATGAATAGCGATTGAAGGAATACCATTTTCTGTTCTGGAATAAAGGTAGGCGAATACTAAGCCAGCAAAGATATATGAAGGAAGATTGACAATTTCTACTAAGAATTCATCCATGCTTTTAAAGAAGAAATTGAAATGGATGAGACCGAAAACAAGACCGGAGACGATAATTCCTAAAACTTTTCTTTTTTCACCGAAAAGAGAAACAAGTCCGAATCTATAGGAAAATTCTTCAGCGATAGGAGCAAGAAGAGCAGTGGTAATAATCATCATAGCTGGATATTTTTGAACAAGTTCGACAACTAGTTGTTGATTGTCATTTCCTTGATTAGGAAGAATGAGCGAAGATATAGTACTTAATAAGTTGGATCCAAAAAGATAAATTATAAAGCATATAAAGCATATCGCTAAAGCGTATCCGATATTTGCCATGCGATTTTTAAAGAAGCCTTGACGCAATTCGGGAATAAATAATACAAAGCCTAAATATATTAAAACGATAATGGATTCACTGATGAATGTGGAAACAGCATTAATATAGGAAGTATCGGTATTGAACTGCATTATAATTCGAGCGATGATAATCCCGATGATTTGATAACCGACTACATGCAATAAGAAAAATGTTAGGGCTAATATTTTTTTCTGTGACAGATAATTAAAAATAGTTTGACTACTGAAATTGTTATAGCCATTGGATTCAGTGTTTTTTAAAGAAAAAAGATCAAAGCCATGTCCCATTATGATACCTTCCTTAATAAATAATATATATAAATACTTGTTCTTTAATACATCTACATAATATAAAATAAGTATATATTATTTAAAAATATTCGACAACTAAATAAATTTAAATTATAATTGAGATACAAAAGAGGTGATAATAATATATGACGACAGATTTAGCGCTTATAATTGTTTTTGCAGTAATTATTATAGCTTTAATTATTTCTTCTTTAATCGGCTTATGGAAGGGCTGCTGGAAGACTGGATTTAAAATGATATTTAGAATTATTTTATTTATCGTTTTAATTTTTACTGCCCAACCTATAACAAACTTTTTCAGCACAATTAATTTTCAAACAACTTTTGGAGCTGATTTTCAGATAGAGGGAATTCAGTTCACTTCTTTAAATGATTTCTTAATCAATATTTTAATGGAAAAAGGAAATATTTCACCTGTTACTGGGCAAAGTTTATATGCCACTTGTGAAGCTTTGGCACATTCGATTTTATCGTTTGCTTTCTTCTTTATCCTTGCAATACTAGCTTGGCTTTTTGGATCCTTGTTAGGCGCTTTATTTTATCATGTACTATTTAAACATCTCATTCCTTCTAATGTTAGCAAAGAGAAAAAAGTTCGTTGGCTTGGAATGATATTTGGTTTGGTCGATGGTTTAGTTTGTTTAGTTATGATTATTTCTCCTCTATCTTCTTTAGGAACTGTTGTTATAAATAATCGTGACACTTTTAGTACAATGGAAAAAAATGGTGTTATAAGTGAGGAATCTTATACATATATCGATGGTACTTTAACTTCATATGAAAATTCTATATTAGGAAAAACTTTCTCAGCAATCTATCCTTTTACAGATAGTATTATGAATGGTGTTGTAACTGTTAATGTCCATGGGGCAAATTTAAATTTTTATCGTGAAATCGATAGTCTTTTAACGTTTATAACTCCATTTTTCGACAATGTTGAAAATCTTGATAATCAACAATTTAAATTAGCATCTTTGATCTCCAAAGAAAATGTTAAAAATATGTTGTATTTAATATCTGATAATCAACTTGTTATAACTTTAATTCCTGCCCTTATATTAATGGGAGATGAAATGGCTAATAATCCGACTTTCTCTAGCATTATCAGCAAAATGAATCTCAATGAAATTGATTGGAAGGATAATATTGTTGCCATCGGAGATTTTTATGGGAGAGTATATGATACAGGTATTTTGGATAGCACTCCGGAAATCGGTACGATACAGGATATAGTTTTTGAATTGGATTACAATAAAATTGATGATTATGCTAGCAGCATTAATACGGTTACGGAGATTCCAATTATCAATGATAATTTAGCATTGATAATGTCGATATCTGGTAAAATGATCAATCAACAATTAGGCATCAGTGTTTTACCAGAAAATGTTGAAGATTATGAAGATATCAATTGGGGAAATGAACTTCTTACTTTGACATCTTCGGCTGTAAAACTCATAAAATCTTTGGGACTCGATACATTAGATTTAGGAAGTGTTAATTACCAAGATAAAATAAATTCCGCATTAAATGATCCAGAAAAATTAGCTGTGATCAAAGAAGCTATTTGCGGTGATGAAGAAAAAAATGTTAAGGGTTTATTGAATTTGCAGATTATAGATAAAGTTAATTTAACTAATCTTTTCTATACTACAATTACATCTATAGACCAATTAAAAGGTTATATCGATCTCAATGATATTAAGGCTTTGATGGTCGATTTGAAATTGGAAAATGAAATCGGTGCATTGCTTGATATTGCAGGATGTGCATTAGATCTTCCAAAAAATGATGAAGGTGTGATTTCTTTTGATTTTTCAAGCAAAGAACAATGCGACATTTTGTCCAATCTGGTTGATAAAGCTGAAAAGAGTACGATAAT
This window harbors:
- a CDS encoding thioredoxin (product inferred by homology to UniProt), with protein sequence MITEIKNIDEFDKFIKKNNLVVCDLYATWCGPCKMLSPTLDEASMSYPHISFIKINIDDCDEVAMQFGVYAIPTVLFFKNGTLVHRFTGNQGLDAVKKDIEKAFN
- a CDS encoding protein TraX (product inferred by homology to UniProt), encoding MTLDHIGMFFLSGNSLIIVRSIGRLALPLFIFLSVDGIYHSKNPYKYSLTLIILGFIMDIVLYTISKLFLNQIMIGNVFTLLGLGSLCATLIRRKDYYSLLAVFPFAYATMASFENIFSPYINCEYGFYGITMYLAIFLIYELVPYTLKQLAHKNNVNEDLLIEIYQRRYRNYYSLMILILHGAIFYLLYRINYTLPLIPFSYNIQSWCCLAGIFFIFFNGKKGYEHKFTKYAFYVYYPLHVAILGIIAYLISI
- a CDS encoding cAAX amino terminal protease family protein (product inferred by homology to UniProt) codes for the protein MGHGFDLFSLKNTESNGYNNFSSQTIFNYLSQKKILALTFFLLHVVGYQIIGIIIARIIMQFNTDTSYINAVSTFISESIIVLIYLGFVLFIPELRQGFFKNRMANIGYALAICFICFIIYLFGSNLLSTISSLILPNQGNDNQQLVVELVQKYPAMMIITTALLAPIAEEFSYRFGLVSLFGEKRKVLGIIVSGLVFGLIHFNFFFKSMDEFLVEIVNLPSYIFAGLVFAYLYSRTENGIPSIAIHFINNLMATLIILLM